A genomic segment from Deltaproteobacteria bacterium encodes:
- a CDS encoding ABC transporter ATP-binding protein — translation MPILELKDIYLHFGGIMALNGINLHVRKGEIFAIIGPNGAGKTSIFNCISGLYHPDRGSIIFKNKGISKLSPHRRAELGLARSFQNIELFRGMSVIDNLMLGRHIHMKTELVTGGFFFGKARSEEIRNREIVEEIIDFLEIQNIRKETVGTLAYGLQKRVELGRALALNPEVLLLDEPMAGMNAEETEDMARFILDINEERDITVVLIEHDMGVIMDISDRICALDFGVKIAEGRPEEIQADPKVVSAYLGDDEEL, via the coding sequence TTGCCAATTCTTGAGCTGAAGGACATCTATCTGCACTTCGGCGGGATCATGGCCTTAAACGGCATTAATCTTCATGTACGCAAGGGGGAGATTTTCGCCATCATCGGTCCAAACGGTGCCGGCAAGACCAGCATATTCAACTGTATTTCAGGTCTATATCACCCCGATCGGGGCAGCATCATCTTCAAAAATAAAGGGATTTCCAAACTCTCCCCACATCGAAGAGCGGAGCTTGGGCTAGCCCGGAGTTTCCAGAATATTGAGCTGTTTCGCGGGATGTCGGTTATCGACAACCTCATGCTGGGAAGGCATATCCACATGAAAACGGAACTTGTCACCGGCGGTTTCTTTTTCGGCAAAGCCCGCAGTGAGGAGATCCGGAACAGGGAGATTGTCGAGGAGATCATCGATTTCCTTGAGATCCAGAATATCCGCAAGGAGACAGTCGGCACCTTGGCCTACGGCCTGCAGAAGCGCGTGGAACTGGGCAGGGCCCTTGCCCTCAACCCTGAGGTGCTCCTCCTTGACGAACCGATGGCCGGGATGAACGCGGAGGAAACGGAGGACATGGCCCGTTTCATCCTGGACATTAACGAGGAACGAGACATTACGGTCGTGCTCATAGAACACGACATGGGTGTAATCATGGATATTTCCGACAGGATATGCGCCCTGGATTTCGGGGTCAAAATCGCGGAAGGCCGGCCGGAGGAAATTCAGGCGGACCCCAAGGTCGTCAGCGCCTACCTGGGTGATGATGAAGAATTGTAA
- a CDS encoding CBS domain-containing protein — translation MFARDYMTKAIATVHPDDLVIDVAKTMQHEGIRHVPVVENGRLVGIVSRNTLRDASPSKATDLSKREINFLLSKMKVREVMKKEVITCGPDAHVEDVARTMQTKRIGAMPVVEKGKLLGILTNNDMFRILMKILGMDGPGVRITLEIGRGRGELLVDIVKAAKDEGKTIKSLVSIESPLPGRQTVILHLDASDMTEVLGTLKSRGFEIISVDEVK, via the coding sequence ATGTTTGCCAGAGATTATATGACCAAAGCGATCGCTACCGTCCATCCCGACGACCTTGTAATCGATGTCGCCAAGACCATGCAACATGAGGGGATACGTCATGTACCCGTGGTGGAAAACGGACGGCTTGTAGGGATTGTAAGTCGGAATACCCTCAGGGACGCTTCCCCCTCAAAGGCAACGGATCTGTCCAAGCGGGAGATCAACTTCCTTCTGTCAAAGATGAAAGTCAGGGAGGTCATGAAGAAAGAGGTGATCACATGCGGTCCGGATGCTCACGTGGAAGATGTCGCACGTACCATGCAGACGAAGCGAATTGGCGCCATGCCTGTCGTGGAGAAGGGAAAACTGCTCGGGATCCTGACCAATAATGACATGTTCCGGATACTGATGAAGATACTGGGTATGGACGGGCCGGGTGTCAGGATTACTTTGGAGATCGGTAGGGGCAGGGGGGAGCTTCTCGTCGACATTGTCAAAGCTGCCAAGGATGAGGGGAAAACCATTAAGAGCCTTGTCTCCATTGAGAGCCCTCTCCCCGGCCGTCAGACCGTTATTCTCCATCTGGATGCTTCTGACATGACGGAAGTGCTCGGCACACTGAAGAGCAGGGGGTTCGAGATCATATCCGTGGATGAGGTGAAATAG
- a CDS encoding MerR family transcriptional regulator produces MNGFFTTQSKLSDSQEVRQRDGGGKPTLAIGEVSREVGLSTRTIRYYEEIGLLDSVSRVKNGRRMFGPDEIRRLKFIKRLKHLGLSLSEMMELEDLYRRCGDNRKVLPLLVQFFDEQLGRIDTRMENLRLLKNDIIAYRERMIGKMGAD; encoded by the coding sequence ATGAATGGATTTTTTACGACCCAATCAAAGTTGTCGGATTCACAGGAGGTCCGTCAACGGGACGGAGGCGGAAAGCCGACCTTAGCCATCGGCGAAGTTTCAAGGGAGGTAGGTCTAAGCACCCGAACCATCCGCTATTATGAGGAGATAGGTTTGCTGGACAGCGTCTCCAGGGTCAAAAACGGGCGGAGGATGTTCGGTCCGGACGAGATCAGAAGGCTCAAGTTCATAAAAAGGCTCAAGCATCTCGGACTTTCCCTCTCGGAGATGATGGAACTCGAGGATCTGTACAGGCGATGCGGGGATAACAGGAAGGTTCTTCCGCTGCTTGTCCAGTTCTTCGATGAGCAACTGGGAAGGATCGACACCAGGATGGAGAACCTCCGTCTTCTCAAAAACGATATCATTGCCTACAGGGAGAGAATGATAGGGAAGATGGGGGCGGATTAA